AGAGGAAAGGGTCTCTTCCAAGTTTTAATGAATAATCCCATAATATATCTATCTGTTCGTCAGATAAATGTTTTTCTTTTAGATATTTTATAAATTTGGATTTTTTCCTAACTTCATTTAACTTTTTAGTTAGATAGGTAGTAGCAAATATCAGAATAATAATTAATAAAATAAGAAAAATAAGAAATAATATACCTTCTACATTTGTTTGTTCTAATTTTTGTGTAGCTGTTTTATAAGCTTCAATTACAGATTTTTGCTTTTCTTCCATAACTCCCTCATAAAAGTTTTATATAAAAATTATATCATTAATTAAATTAAAGAATAGAAGATAAATGAGTTTAAAATAAAAAATATCCCTTTACAGGGAGCCGGTATTTAGCATAAGTTAAATGCCAGCTATAAAAGGCTATCAGATATAGCTTATAATGTGTGATATAATTTTTATGTTTAATTAAGACAATAAGGAGTTAAAATGGCAGAGTTAATTTATAAAGATAAAAAATATACAATAAATATTGGAGAAAGATTAAAAGATATAATACAAAAAGAAGGATTAAAAGATATTATAGGTGCTGTATATGATAATCAAATAATAGATATCCATACACCTATAAAAACAGATGGAGTTTTAAAAGCAATTACCAAAAAAGATAAAGAAAGCTTAGAGATTTTAAGACATAGTTTAGCACATATTATGGCACAGGCATTAAAAAGATTATACGGAAATGAAAAGGTTCATCTTGGTATTGGTCCAACTACTGAAGTAGGATTTTATTACGATGTTGAAATAGAAGGAAAAAGAATTACAGAAGAAGACCTGCCGGTTATTGAAGAAGAGATGAAAAAAATAATAAAAGAAAATCTTCAAGTAGAAAGGGAAGAGATAAAAAGGGAAGAAGCTATAAAACTTTTTGAAAAAATGAGGGAGATATACAAAATAGAGATAATAAAGCATGATATACCGGAAAATGAAACAATATCTATTTATAAACAGGGAGAATTTATAGATTTATGCAGAGGCCCCCATATACCTTCAACAGGATTAGCCGGAGCATTTAAACTTATATCTGTTGCCGGAGCTTACTGGAAAGGAAAAGAAACAAACCCTATGCTACAAAGAATATACGGCGTGGCATTTTGGGAAGAAAAAGAGTTAAAACAATATCTTAATATGCTTGAAGAAGCAAAAAAAAGAGACCATAGAAAAATCGGAAAAGAGCTGGAACTGTTTATGATAGATGAAGAAGTAGGTGGTGGTCTTGCTATATGGCTTCCAAAAGGAGCTATTATAAGAAAAGAGATAGAAGATGATTGGAAAAAAGAGCATATTAAAAGAGGATATCAGCTTGTTTATACTCCTCATGTAGGAAAAGAAACTTTATGGCAAACAAGCGGACATGTTAATTATTACAGAGAAAATATGTTTCCGGAAATGTTTATAGAAGAAGAAGGATATTTTGTAAAACCTATGAACTGTCCATTTCATGTAGAGATATATAAATCTAAACAAAGAAGCTATAAAGAACTTCCTATAAAACTTGCAGAGCTTGGAACAGTTTATAGATATGAAAGAAGTGGTGTATTACACGGCTTAATGAGGGTTAGAGGATTTACCCAAGATGATGCCCATATAATATGTAGAGAAGACCAAGTAGAACAGCAGATAAAAGAAGTTTTAGAATTTGCAATAGATACATTAAAATCTTATGGATTTGAAGAATTTGAGGTTTATCTATCTACAAGACCGGAAAAATCAGTCGGTGATGATAAAATGTGGGAGATAGCTACAAACTCATTAAAAAAAGCAATAGAGTCGGTAGGATTAGATTATAAAATAGATGAAGGTGGTGGAGCATTTTATGGACCAAAGATAGATGTAAAAATAAAAGATTCCATAGGTAGAATGTGGCAATGCTCTACTATCCAGTTTGATTTTAATCTACCGGAAAGATTTGATATGTATTATATAGGAGAAGATAATCAAAAACACAGACCTTATATGGTTCATAGGGCAATATTTGGTTCAATAGAAAGATTTATAGGAGTATTACTTGAACATTAT
This genomic stretch from Venenivibrio stagnispumantis harbors:
- the thrS gene encoding threonine--tRNA ligase; this translates as MAELIYKDKKYTINIGERLKDIIQKEGLKDIIGAVYDNQIIDIHTPIKTDGVLKAITKKDKESLEILRHSLAHIMAQALKRLYGNEKVHLGIGPTTEVGFYYDVEIEGKRITEEDLPVIEEEMKKIIKENLQVEREEIKREEAIKLFEKMREIYKIEIIKHDIPENETISIYKQGEFIDLCRGPHIPSTGLAGAFKLISVAGAYWKGKETNPMLQRIYGVAFWEEKELKQYLNMLEEAKKRDHRKIGKELELFMIDEEVGGGLAIWLPKGAIIRKEIEDDWKKEHIKRGYQLVYTPHVGKETLWQTSGHVNYYRENMFPEMFIEEEGYFVKPMNCPFHVEIYKSKQRSYKELPIKLAELGTVYRYERSGVLHGLMRVRGFTQDDAHIICREDQVEQQIKEVLEFAIDTLKSYGFEEFEVYLSTRPEKSVGDDKMWEIATNSLKKAIESVGLDYKIDEGGGAFYGPKIDVKIKDSIGRMWQCSTIQFDFNLPERFDMYYIGEDNQKHRPYMVHRAIFGSIERFIGVLLEHYAGLLPLWLAPVQVALIPISDAHLDYAKMVKDKLQEEGIRVYLDERNERMNKKIRDAEIQKIPYMAVIGDKELQENAVSLRTKKDGNLGIMKVEDFINLLKEKIKSKQ